In Phyllopteryx taeniolatus isolate TA_2022b chromosome 5, UOR_Ptae_1.2, whole genome shotgun sequence, the DNA window GAAGCCTGAGCTCGCTTACGCACCTCTCTTTGTCACGCGACTGGAGGGTCACCGAAACAGGTCTACATTTAGTCTGCGGAGGCTTCATTTCAAAGACTCATAATGCTAGTATCTTCTTCtttccctttaggggtcgccgcaGCGCGTCATCCTTAAAAGCTCGGCCTTTTCTTGTATCCGCTGTTGAAGTTGAGTGATGGTTCTCATGTGGTCTGCAGGCCTCGCCGACCTGGTGTCAGTCGCATCCCTGAGGGGTCTGGATCTATCGGAGTGTCTTCACGTCGGCGGGGCAGAGATGGTGAAAGGTTTGTCGCAATGCCTTGCTGAGCGAGCGCAGCTGGAGAAGCTCAACCTCAGGAGCTGCACTTACATGCGGGTCAGTCGGTAGTTCAATGAACTCCTTCGTGAAAGTGATCTGAACATGGtgtatttctgcctgatgaaggTTTTTGAGTTTGAGTTGAACTCTTAAGCAGCGCAGCAATAGAGGCTACGGACCAATTACATGCGAGTCAAGTCATCCCCCGACCTTACCCAGACAATCAAGTCTGCATTTCGAGCGGTAATCACTGACTTAAGAGGGAAAAAGGGAGAAAAGTTCGCAAAATGACCAAAACAggaagagaacatttggaacaaatggtGCGCTCCCCCCACCCCGAAATCAATCGGCATTTTTGTTGAGAGCACTTGACGATGAAAATGACGATGTGAAACGCCATTAGGAGACAAAACAAGTTGTGTTGGGTTTCGAATGTCAGCTGCCTGCGCGGGTTCCCTCCCACGTTCTGAAAACATGTTCAAATCGTCCTTTGGCGTGAATGGCGGCCTGGCGACAATTCCAGGGCGCACCCCGTCTCTTGCCAAAGTCGGCTTAcctgtgacccaaatgaggTCTTCCTTCGTCTCTCCTCAGGATGAGGCCGTTTTCTCCCTCACGCAGCTTCTCGGCACCGCTCTACGTGAACTGGACCTGACCTCGTGCGTTAACGTGACGGACCTGTCGGTGCGTGCCATCGCCACCTACCTGCGGGGCCTGGTGGTCCTGCGGCTGGGCTGGTGTAAAGAGGTGACGGACTGGGGCCTGCTGGGCATGGTGGAGACGAGCACGTGCGAGCTGGACGAGGAGAAGGTGAGCGGCACGGACGCAGAGCACtgagttgtcagttaacctggcgtgcatgtttttgggatgtgggagaaaagccacgcaggcacggggagaacgtgcacaCTTCACAAAGggcggggtcctcagaactgtgaggcagacgcgctaaccgcCGGGATGGAGACatgaaaaagtgcattttccgGAATATGTCCCCACTGCCCTCGACAGGAGGACAAGGGCCCCAGGTTCACGCGCACCTTCGGGAACATGGGCTTCTTCAAGCCCCCGCGTCTGCCCTTCGAGGAGCGTCCCAAGCTGGTGACGCCGGATGACCTGGAGCAGTTCAAACGGCAAGCGGGAGTGTCGCTGTTGGCCCTCGTGAGGCTGCGAGAGCTCAACTTGTCGTCCTGCTACAAGCTCACGGACGGCAGCATCACGCAGGTAGACGCTCAGACGCAATGCTCGCTCAATGCGGCATGTGCCCAAAAATGTACTCGCTCTTTGACTGGCCATTACGCACCGATTTCGCTTTGATTTACACAACTGacgtagatttttttttgttgttgttgctttctttACTGCATAAAGTTTGTAAGAAAGATCATTTCTTGTCATTAGTCTAAAATATCTTGACagccacccattttctatacagcgtGTCCTCAtgagggttgcaggtgagctgcagCCGACGCCACCTTAgcaaccggttgccagccaattgcggcgctcacattcacacaatggacaatttagataTATACCTGAAGAAATGCCAACTTAAAGTTTGTTTGCACTGCGCACGCCAAAACCTCCAAAATCTACTTTTTAATGCAGGTATGTGCCAAAAAATGGGAATATTGAGGGCAAGTCCATTTCCTCCTTATGGAGTGTGTCAATGATGGCTTTCTGCACAAGCGTCAAgtcagcagtcttccccatgattCTCAAGCCTATTAAGCCTGACCGAGACCATTTAAAGGCTGAGGAAAACCTCGGCAGGCATTTTGCCGTAATGACAGTTTGGGACACAGGGAGTGGAACTTAGTCATGAGATTCTAAATTTGGGAAATActggatttgtttatttatgtatatatatttttggtctttctgccataatcatccaaattgaaatgaataaaggcttgaaatatttcactttgcttgtggtgaactaatatgacatacaagtttcactttttgaagcaaattattgaaataaatggactttccctcgATATTCGAATTTCTTtggcacatacctgtacatTCTCAGTACCACTACCCCCCCCTCATATTGCTAATACAGTAGTGCAGTCTTTCAACAGTCAGCAGAAACAAACCAAATATAATAAGTAAGCGTAATGGGCAGTACCAGACTAAGTTCATTTTTGTAGGGACACCCTGGACCATCGGTGTTTCAAGCCCATTTTTGGGGCTCAAATAGAATCTCAGCACCCCAAACATTTGaggtggttttcttttttttttcaagccagAACAGGTTGCAaaattgcaacaacaaaaatagacTACGTCAAAAATACAGCTGCCTCAAAAGTGGTTTGTTCCACCCAATCTCTCCCACCTCCCCCCCTCGGTTCCGCCTTCACAGAGCAGCACGGTAGCCCCTGCCGTGCTGCTCTGTGAAGATGGATTCATTGTTTGCGTGTTGCATGCGCAGGTGGTGCGCTTCACAGACCTCCGACATCTCTCGCTGTCCTCGCTGCCCGGCATCACCGACGCCAGCTTGTCAGCGGTAGCCCGGCACTGCCGTGCCCTCACCGgcctggagctcagccactgCGCGCGCATAAGCGACCGGGGCGTGGCGCAGGCGGCACCGCACCTGCACCGGCTGCAGCATCTCTACCTCTCTGGTTGCAATAGCATCACGGATAAGTAAGTCAGCGCTATGGTCCATCCTTGACAACAGCGGTCCCCGACCCACTAGGCCATTTGGTACCACACCGCACTAAGACTGTTTGTACCCTGTTGAgtttttatactgtacagtgctagttttctcatttaaaaacaaaaaaaacggacatacagtaaataagaCACTTCAGGTGTCGTTGTCTCCCATGACCGCTAAATGGGAACGGCTCATTCAAAAGAAACAAGCGCATAATAACAACTACATTTAGCGCAATGGTggctttgtatttttaataatgtgttgtttttatttttttattttaatatctaTGCTGGTCTGTTAAAATATTGCTTTATGTGAAACCGGTTCTGAATTGTATTTGACGGTTGGACATTTCCAGATCTTTGTTCCTGCTGGCTCAGCACTGCAAGCGACTCAAAACACTCGACGTGTCCAAGTGCGACAATATTTCAGGAAGCGCCATGGAACACCTTCAATCGCAGCTTCCCTTTTTGGAAAAGGTCCACTACAAACTACCTGGTGGGACTGACTTTACAACTCTGATTTAATGTTctagatgacttttttttactgACCCAACAGTGATATGAAGAGTTGATTGAGGTTCGTGACATTGTCCGCAACTGAACAGATAAACAGATCATCAATGAACAGTCGAGAGGGCTTCCAGCGTACAGGTTAAAGGTTATAATGAAATCAATTAGTTCATATACCTGTGTATCGttgttttaattacaatttCCTGTGCTGAATGCCTGATAAAGGCTGAtttgttaactcattcactgccggtcctccatgttaacatggttaattgaattcaacagccgtcaatggcagtgttcaaatgttttgggaCACCCCGTATGCATCTAATGACATATTTCCAACGATGCGTACTAATGAGGTGGCGAAGTTGGCACAGCCCGAACATTTCAAGGTGCCACTTGTGTACTGCTTTCCTTTAAAATaaagtctctcttttttttttttttttttggtcacatgaAGCCAAAAATCATAAAGTGCACCCATCTAATAAAGACAGCTGGAAACTAGAATTTAgacatttcattgtatttatttatatacttaAGAGATCTTTGCAAAGTACAAACACAGATGAGTCCAAAGGTAATGTCAGCATCTTCGCTAGGACAATGTTGGCGTTCGACATTGAAGTTCATCACTTTTGTTGGCCGACGCGGTGGTTTAAAACTGCAATGCACCAGAACTGTGACTGTAAtctcataaaatgtttttataaataaagcaatggcacaaaataattcaaaaatattcatgttctgtcacccaaaaaaaaaaaagctgcaacttGTTTGCATTATTACAGAGATGATTGTGGTAAGCACATCCACATGcttattttttagaaaatgcatcATTTCATCTTCACAGGAAGTAAGTTTACACAGGAGAGTACCTATTTGTTTGAGCAGAACATTGTCCAAGACAAACAAAATTGTCTGTTCTGACAAACATGTACCATACAAatcataataacaaaaaaagggcTATTTATACTACATCTTGGCAAGagttgcacagaaaaaaacatttggttttcTTTGAGGGACCAAGTTTTGCGAGACGTCTCACTACCCCCGACTTGCTTGCAGGAATATTCCATCCAAGTCGCCCAAAATGATCATTGTAAAACACAGTAAACAAATTTAAAGCACAGGTTTTTGTTTGGTTCTTCTGTACTCTATAATAAGATCAAGGgtcattttttgctttgacataaAACAAGGTAGATTTTCATTCACTTCACTGAGTCTATAAAAAACTTTGGAACAGattggttaagaaaaaaaaaaaaaaaaaaaagcaaaattgcACTTGAAATTGTGAGGTTCAGTCACGCTGTGCTGATGTTAAAGATGAGCACAGCAGCAGTAGGAGCTCATGAACATTTGCAACAAACGCATCACTTGTAAGTCAGAGCCCCAAACACAATCATACAATCCTCTTCaatcacacacactgtatatttacACAGGCACACATTGGTGTCACGCCCTCTACTGCTCAGTTTGACTAAAGTCGTAGCAGAAGTTGTAGTTGCTCGGTGGTTTGGGGACGAGAGGCGCATTCTCCGGGATGGGGATGTTCTCCAAATCCAGGAGGCGAAGCTTAATCTCCATGGAGAGGAGGATGTCCAGCTCGCTGCGCATGGATTCGCTACTCATTTCCCGGCCCAGGAGGACGCTCAGTCCGTCCGTCCACAGGCAGAActgacgcgcacacacagacaatttCTAAGTGGACAGCTGATGATGTTGACCTTGATGTTATGAGCCGGACTCACGTCAGTCCTTGAGGGGGCGATGAAGTTGAGGCTGTACTCCTCCACGTCGTAGGTGATGCTAAACGCCAGGTCCAACACCTCCTACGTATGACACACAGTGAGGCCTCGAGCAGTATGGAACATGAACACATCATCGgtgtttattgagccaaggcacatcaTTTACATCGGCAAAATCTCAGCACACTAAACAGAAAAGGTACTGTGGagtatatacatttacattactttgttttgttttgtgggaacctatcctctgttatttgctgaaaactgaCCTAtgagctgtttttgtgctcttgcCAAAGCCAAAATAtgactttggtgccatcttgtggcatttctTGCCAAAGACATGAGGGAAGGAAAATAGGCCAAACATTCAGAGGCTAAGAGCCACGATTTCTACTGTGTtcctgcaaagagccacatcataCACATGGGCGTAGACAGAGGGTTATCAGAGATTTCTTTCCAGAAATTCTTTGTTaaccagaaaagaaaaaaaaaaaaaaaaaagggggcgggggggcacaGTGGTGCCAGCTTTCTCCCCTGTTCCACACCCCTGGGCACAcaaactgccccccccccatctcttcCACTCACAGACCTTTGCTCTGATTTACTGGAAATGTCCCACATTCAAAGAATAGTGACAACAAATGACTCCCTCAAGACCACAGACCACAGACCGGTCATTTTCAACAATGAACAccgtgtgcactgtctcacaaaCAAACTCGGTTCAATGTTCACTTCACTTCTACAAACAAAGCTAGAACTTACAATAGCATTATTATTGCTTCGTCCATCCCTTGATCGCGACAATTCTTTTCAAATATAGTTGATAGCCAGCGGTTGCCACTCGAAGCAGTTTCTTCACGTGTGTCTATTCCAATTGAGTGTATACATGCGCACATCGGCGTAAAAGTCACATCATTTATTAGTTATTAATAACTATtaactaattacaagcgacgacccccccaagctgagaacaatagcacactagccaacgacttgaataccttctactgcagatttgaaaaggacactttcacaccccacgcCCACCCGGCCACACCCCCGACTACAATCACACCTTTGAcgtctgcgttaaccatccgcgaacaggatgtgagacgcaccttcaaacaacaaaagatgaacaaagcggcaggcccggaccacgtgtccgcatcctgcctcaaagtctgcgcggaccagctcgcgccagtcttcactcagatcttcaatagatctctggaactgtgcgaagtaccatcccgtttcaaacgctccaccatcattccagtccccaagaaacctgcaatctcgggtctgaatgactacaggcctgtcgccttgacacctgtggtcatgaagtcctttgaacgtctcgtgctgaaccacctcaagagcgtcacaggtcccccgctggaccccctgcagtttgcctaccgagcgaacaggtctgcggatgatgcagtcaacatgggactgcacttcacacccttgaacacctcgacagtgcagggacctacgcgaggatcccgttcgtggacttcagctcagcgttcaacaccatcatccctgaactcctttcattcaagcttctccagctcagcgtctcacctgccatctgccagtggatttacagcttcctgatgggcaggacacagcaggtgaggccgggagagaccacctcctccacacgcagcatcggcactggggcgccccaaggttgtgtcctctctccgctgctcttctctctctacacgaacgactgcacctcagcgcacccggctgccaaactcctcaagtttgcagatgagacCACTGTCATCGACCTCATCAAGGACGCTGACGAGtccgcatatcgacaggaagcggtgcggccgacgcaacctggagctgaacgcGCTCAAGACtgcagagatgatcgtggacttcaggaggcatccttcgccacagctgcccctatgttctctgtcaattgaccgtctgttgtagtactcgagcggctccaactaccgtcgacaaattccttgtgtgttttttgggacacacttggcaaataaagatgattctgattaagcTAGCGGTCCCTcgctaattaattaattagcgCAGTAGCTGgaattgtttttacactttcatCAAAACACCTCCTTGATTAAAAAGAAGTTCCAAGTAGTTCAAAACAAGATCTCCGCCAAATATACACTCTGGTCGGAAGCCGCCATATTTACAGGGATGTGTGTCAACGATGTCAGCGCACATTTACGTCAAAACAGAGCACGCACGGACAGGATTCATGGTTAACACGACACAAATCTATTTCTGATCCGGTTGGAAAAAGGAACATTCATGAaatgtcattcaaatttggccgatggaggtgtttatatggagtgTGTGGTCCGGGTTGCCTGGCAACAGGCGTTATCGTGCGGCGTCAACGTAAGAGCCGCAAGCAAGTGGTCAACGAGCCGCAGGTCGGCCAGGCCTGCCACAGGCTTTGTCTGCTAGACAAAAGTGCTCGGCCACCAACTCGGGGCATCTAGAACAACACCAATTGCAGAAGTTCACGACTGAATAGCGGGGCTTCACTGTCTACTAAAATGATGATGatctgaggagaagcggtacagaagctGCATGGAtgatctcaatttactcacaaatgcacCGACAGTGAAATCTTGGCCCGTTCAGTTGGACAAAAAAAGCTATTCTGACATACCGACGACAACAGGTGTcgctatacgtcgctggcacaAAGATGCATTAACGATGGCAAAGAAATGATCCATTCGGTACAACGGGAGCGTTTCCCGCAGCACAGCCGACGAGCCGCTCACCTTGTTCTGCTTGCCTTTGTTCTCCTTCATGTGAGGGCACTCTTTGCCCACCAGCAGAGCTTTGATGTCTGCCACCGGGACTAAACGACAAGCACAGTCCATCATTGCTCGGACAGAATATTCCTCCGCGACCTTGTATGGAAACTCGTCATCGCCTCGGCGGTCTTCCGCACGCACTCGGCCCAAACTCACTCTTTTCTTGCAGCGTTTCAATGGGTGGCGTTTCCGTGTCCTCCTCCACGTCGCCGTAGTGCAGCATTTTGTGATTGGGCGACAAACGACAGTACCACAATTTGTCTGGGGGCCGAGGGGGGGAACAGCCAATAAGATGAACGTTTGCAgaaacactgacaaaaaaacttttggtGCAAGTGCGCGTCACGAACCTTGTCTGCGCCGGCTGCTGATCTTCCGGAACAAGGTCCCCTGACACAGCCTGTTGAGTCTTTGTTGACGGATCAACTCAAGCAGCTCGGGCTTCAGACGCTCTTTCAGTTCGCTGGAATCCCACAAGTGCAACGTCATCATTCTTGACATTGAACCAATTAAGTTCTGAATTGCAGACAGACGTGCAAAGATGACATTGTTTCTTCTCAGGTATGCTATTAAGTACAATTATAATTATGAAGAGAAGTGGAACAAGATGTCCCTGTCCCTGTATATCCATGGCGCATTGGTGGAAATGCTTCAGAATCATTCTCGGCTTGCAGGAGTGCTGACACAGAAGCAAGTTCACCATCAAACTCACAGAACGGGCGGCGCCAGCGTCTCTTCCTGGTGCAGTCGCTCCGTCTGCCGCAGTTTCAGGATCTCGCTGTAGTTGAGAGCGTTCACCTTGTTCTTGAAGAGCTCCAGGGAGGTCGGCTTGGTGGACAGCGTGCGCGTGATCTGCTCCCTCACCACCTGCATCACCTGCACAACACCAACCGCACCTTTATCTATGACGCAAGGGGAACCTGCTGAGCCCACAAAGGAAGGCCGCAGCTGAGATCCGGCAGACGGGATCGCCACTCGTCCACTATGCTGCCCTTGTTTCCCCGAACGTCTGCCAATCGACGAAGCGCGGCGCCTTTTATTAACCTACTTCGCAGTCATTGGCCACGCGTCATCATTACAATCATCAATGACTGCTAAAATTGCTGTTTTATTGAGCAGCAGCAATGAACGTTCAGCTGCTGTCGCTAAAACAGGtttactcaattaaaaaaactaaacatgaaagAATAACATTGCCAGCAGGGCAAGATGAGCTTGAATCAGAATCCACCAGATGGCTCTTTACAATGATTCGGTTCCAATTCAAATTCACGGAAGAGTCGTTTCGTTAGTTCCATCAGCACCTAGGTACGCATCTAAATAGCTCGGTGGGCGTGGCTGGCATACAGACTTCATTGTTATGGGTGAGCCGTACGaaatctgcctagcaacaaacaaaaagatgcagCCTCTGTAAAACAATCTGAGCAATTCCGTTCTGATCCGAATTAGTTTGTTACAGCTACTagtttttattgcagttttAGTATTAAACGCTAAGTTGGGACTTTTAAGGACTtcgaaaaaattaaatacattatctTATACTGTAGGAGGAAGATTAGACAGCAATAGAGACTCCTCTATTCCCCCCCAAATATGCAGCCGATCTAAATAGTTGCTGCCCCACCAATGTGCCACCGAGTTGTTAAGCAGCCACGAAGTATGCGGGTGAGCGCCGACTTGTGCCGAGCATGAATGCGTCTCCTCGGCTACAAATAGCGACAGAGAAACGCATACTGTGCGTGAGCTTGCCAACTTTGTCATGCCTCACTGCTGACCGACATCATTCCTGTTCACACCCAATTGGCCTGATCGTGAACAATCATTGACTGAAGTGGAACGTGACAGCTGGAACCCtccaccagtttttttttttttttttacattgcataCACAAAAGCAGAAGCTTTTGAATCGGGCGGGTGACAGTTTGCCCCTCTGGAAACTGAATTGCATACACAGTGACCAAAATAACCTCGtaatacaatgacaataatggACCACTGTCACATTtcatcatacattttttttttttttacgcatgATTAAACTATCTATAAACGACACACAGAACCACCTTACCGCCATTGTTACTCCTTACAGGGTTATTCCAAGTCCAAGCGTCGACGTGTGTCGAGAGAGGCCGCGATCAGCTGCATGACGGCAGCGGAGGTCGCAGGCCCGCTCGGTGGCTATTTTGTAAACAGGCACCCTGGCGGTGTCGCGCACACGCAAGCCCCCGCCCACCTCACCAACATCCGACCCGTCGTCCAATAGGAGCCACGACGGGCTGCTGTCGCTCTTTCGCCAAAAACCGTCGGCACGTCCGCCAGTGTTCGTTCAACATTACAGCAGAGGGAGTACAGagcttttcagaaaaaaaaatatgaacaattTATGTTCGTACATTTCTCATATAATACACTGTCAATCCTTGCTCCTATATACCTGTAGTATTTCATTTCTATTGCACATTTGCCGCGTACACGAACACCGATGCTGCTCAATCTCATTGGCGGAAAGTTGTAAATATGATGTTGGATTCTTGTGCTGCTACTATACACGTTGCTGCTGTAAAACAAGTTCCGCCATTGCGGGACTAATAAAGGCACGCACGGGCACCCAGACAGCATTTGATCATTTGATGAATCAAAACTAAATTGGAATGTTGCGATAGCCCACCATCActatgtttgactcaagtttgTGTCCTGCCCTCTCATATTATGTTTCCAGAGTTTTGACATTCCCTCTCTTGTTGTCTAACGACTGCCGATTCTCAGAGAGCTTCgttttcctcatttccttctCCTCCGTTGCAGCCGCCCTACACGCTTCCCTTTGTCCACCTAATGGCCCTTTTGTGTTTGGcccaaagcaaaaacaaaaggccaGTCCCGTGGCCTTGTGGCCCGCTCCTAAAAAGGCGACAGGGTCACCGGGTTTTATGGCCGTCCGGGGAGCGCTCGGTGGGAACAGGACGGCTGCGGGTGATGAGGACAAAAGCACAGCTGCTTTGCCTTTGAGGATGATTGGAAC includes these proteins:
- the fbxl9 gene encoding uncharacterized protein fbxl9 isoform X2, with the protein product MEGCDEEDSLEVPELPLEIVVYILSFLQTSDRKEASLVCRSWYIASQDLCFQKNAIFCFPASASSLELVRSLGRRSRCSLIISQLDGFSLSRSLLLEVGLCVGSKLDSLALPGSSVTEASLLALLPRLTSLRRLDLRGLDSLFMSGAFLSRKEHRQQVKSALSSLEELDLSDLRYLSDLTFNRLTSCTPRLRRLSLAGCHIAFEFDPYRGCPVGTVEVSSALLSLRNLRKLLTEQSATLVALDLSRTAIAPESLRRIAQVEGVSLEELCLQSCKELTDYSVEVLVKHQPGLRKLDIGGCTELTGRAVVAVARSLSSLTHLSLSRDWRVTETGLADLVSVASLRGLDLSECLHVGGAEMVKGLSQCLAERAQLEKLNLRSCTYMRDEAVFSLTQLLGTALRELDLTSCVNVTDLSVRAIATYLRGLVVLRLGWCKEVTDWGLLGMVETSTCELDEEKEDKGPRFTRTFGNMGFFKPPRLPFEERPKLVTPDDLEQFKRQAGVSLLALVRLRELNLSSCYKLTDGSITQVVRFTDLRHLSLSSLPGITDASLSAVARHCRALTGLELSHCARISDRGVAQAAPHLHRLQHLYLSGCNSITDKSLFLLAQHCKRLKTLDVSKCDNISGSAMEHLQSQLPFLEKVHYKLPGGTDFTTLI
- the elmo3 gene encoding engulfment and cell motility protein 3 isoform X4, encoding MLDCWQVMQVVREQITRTLSTKPTSLELFKNKVNALNYSEILKLRQTERLHQEETLAPPVLELKERLKPELLELIRQQRLNRLCQGTLFRKISSRRRQDKLWYCRLSPNHKMLHYGDVEEDTETPPIETLQEKIPVADIKALLVGKECPHMKENKGKQNKEVLDLAFSITYDVEEYSLNFIAPSRTDFCLWTDGLSVLLGREMSSESMRSELDILLSMEIKLRLLDLENIPIPENAPLVPKPPSNYNFCYDFSQTEQ
- the elmo3 gene encoding engulfment and cell motility protein 3 isoform X6; protein product: MQVVREQITRTLSTKPTSLELFKNKVNALNYSEILKLRQTERLHQEETLAPPVLELKERLKPELLELIRQQRLNRLCQGTLFRKISSRRRQDKLWYCRLSPNHKMLHYGDVEEDTETPPIETLQEKIPVADIKALLVGKECPHMKENKGKQNKEVLDLAFSITYDVEEYSLNFIAPSRTDFCLWTDGLSVLLGREMSSESMRSELDILLSMEIKLRLLDLENIPIPENAPLVPKPPSNYNFCYDFSQTEQ
- the elmo3 gene encoding engulfment and cell motility protein 3 isoform X3, which gives rise to MKCFVLENSSREDKHECPFARSSIQLTLILCEILRIGEAPSETGSDYHPVFFSQDRLLEELFCVCIQLLNKTWKEMRATQEDFDKVMQVVREQITRTLSTKPTSLELFKNKVNALNYSEILKLRQTERLHQEETLAPPVLELKERLKPELLELIRQQRLNRLCQGTLFRKISSRRRQDKLWYCRLSPNHKMLHYGDVEEDTETPPIETLQEKIPVADIKALLVGKECPHMKENKGKQNKEVLDLAFSITYDVEEYSLNFIAPSRTDFCLWTDGLSVLLGREMSSESMRSELDILLSMEIKLRLLDLENIPIPENAPLVPKPPSNYNFCYDFSQTEQ
- the elmo3 gene encoding engulfment and cell motility protein 3 isoform X5 — encoded protein: MAVMQVVREQITRTLSTKPTSLELFKNKVNALNYSEILKLRQTERLHQEETLAPPVLELKERLKPELLELIRQQRLNRLCQGTLFRKISSRRRQDKLWYCRLSPNHKMLHYGDVEEDTETPPIETLQEKIPVADIKALLVGKECPHMKENKGKQNKEVLDLAFSITYDVEEYSLNFIAPSRTDFCLWTDGLSVLLGREMSSESMRSELDILLSMEIKLRLLDLENIPIPENAPLVPKPPSNYNFCYDFSQTEQ
- the fbxl9 gene encoding uncharacterized protein fbxl9 isoform X1, encoding MEGCDEEDSLEVPELPLESPHVYNKNKGIDLAVPILLIVVYILSFLQTSDRKEASLVCRSWYIASQDLCFQKNAIFCFPASASSLELVRSLGRRSRCSLIISQLDGFSLSRSLLLEVGLCVGSKLDSLALPGSSVTEASLLALLPRLTSLRRLDLRGLDSLFMSGAFLSRKEHRQQVKSALSSLEELDLSDLRYLSDLTFNRLTSCTPRLRRLSLAGCHIAFEFDPYRGCPVGTVEVSSALLSLRNLRKLLTEQSATLVALDLSRTAIAPESLRRIAQVEGVSLEELCLQSCKELTDYSVEVLVKHQPGLRKLDIGGCTELTGRAVVAVARSLSSLTHLSLSRDWRVTETGLADLVSVASLRGLDLSECLHVGGAEMVKGLSQCLAERAQLEKLNLRSCTYMRDEAVFSLTQLLGTALRELDLTSCVNVTDLSVRAIATYLRGLVVLRLGWCKEVTDWGLLGMVETSTCELDEEKEDKGPRFTRTFGNMGFFKPPRLPFEERPKLVTPDDLEQFKRQAGVSLLALVRLRELNLSSCYKLTDGSITQVVRFTDLRHLSLSSLPGITDASLSAVARHCRALTGLELSHCARISDRGVAQAAPHLHRLQHLYLSGCNSITDKSLFLLAQHCKRLKTLDVSKCDNISGSAMEHLQSQLPFLEKVHYKLPGGTDFTTLI